Proteins encoded within one genomic window of Panicum virgatum strain AP13 chromosome 1N, P.virgatum_v5, whole genome shotgun sequence:
- the LOC120654506 gene encoding exosome complex component RRP45A-like isoform X2 produces MEHLRWRTSVNEREFIETALQSDLRVDGRHSFDFRKLRISFGREDGSSEVQLGETHVLGYVTAQLVQPYRDRPNEGTLAIFTEFSPMADPAFEPGRPGESAIELGRVIDRGLRESRAVDMESLCVVAGKHVWSVRVDLHILDNGGNLIDAANIAALAALSTFRRPECTVGGDDGQQVIVHDPEVRDPLPLTIHHMPIAVTFAYFGEGNIVVVDPTYKEEAVMGGRMTATINSNGDICAIQKAGGEGVMSSVVMQCLRIASVKAADITSKIKKAVDSYTTEKALKKVKRLPATLPQKINVTDVTMEDKVDDELETQTVKTPSDVQEISKDPATTGKARSHEDAQPMLTESSNAEVKITSSSGAVGESEEAQEIGSPKSLKDAIKPKHKRKKNKK; encoded by the exons ATGGAGCACCTCCGGTGGCGCACCTCGGTGAACGAGCGCGAATTCATTGAGACCGCCCTCCAGTCCGACCTCCGCGTCGACGGCCGCCACTCCTTCGACTTCCGCAAACTCAGGATTAGCTTCGGCAG GGAGGATGGCTCGTCGGAGGTGCAGCTCGGGGAGACGCACGTGCTGGGCTATGTGACCGCGCAGCTAGTCCAGCCCTACAGGGACAGGCCGAATGAGGGGACTCTGGCCATATTCACCGAGTTCTCGCCCATGGCCGACCCAGCCTTTGAGCCTGGGCGTCCAGGGGAATCAGCAATTGAGCTTGGCCGAGTCATTGACCGTGGCCTCAG GGAGAGCCGGGCTGTGGACATGGAGTCCCTGTGTGTTGTTGCTGGGAAGCATGTCTGGTCCGTGCGTGTTGACCTTCACATCTTGGACAACGGAGG GAATCTCATTGATGCAGCTAACATTGCTGCATTggccgctttgtctactttccgGAGGCCGGAATGCACAGTTGGTGGGGATGATGGTCAACAAGTTATAGTGCATGATCCTGAG GTCAGGGATCCACTCCCTCTTACAATTCATCATATGCCCATTGCTGTAACCTTTGCATATTTTGGTGAAGGTAACATTGTG GTTGTTGATCCCACATACAAGGAAGAAGCAGTAATGGGAGGGAGGATGACTGCTACGATTAACTCAAATGGTGATATTTGTGCCATCCAGAAAGCTGGTGGGGAGGGTGTCATGTCAAGTGTTGTCATGCAGTGTTTAAGAATTGCTTCTGTTAAGGCTGCTGATATAACAAGCAAAATAAAGAAAGCA GTAGACTCATACACCACTGAGAAAGCTTTAAAGAAAGTAAAGCGTTTACCAGCCACGTTGCCTCAGAAAATTAATGTAACTGATGTAACTATGGAGGACAAAGTTGATGATGAATTGGAGACTCAAACTGTGAAGACACCCAGTGATGTTCAGGAGATAAGCAAAG ATCCAGCAACTACAGGTAAGGCCAGAAGCCATGAGGATGCACAACCAATGTTAACTGAATCATCTAATGCTGAGGTGAAAATCACATCAAGCTCTGGGGCTGTTGGAGAGTCTGAAGAGGCCCAGGAAATTGGGTCGCCAAAGAGCCTAAAAGATGCTATTAAACCAaaacacaaaagaaagaagaacaaaaagtgA
- the LOC120654506 gene encoding exosome complex component RRP45A-like isoform X1 translates to MEHLRWRTSVNEREFIETALQSDLRVDGRHSFDFRKLRISFGREDGSSEVQLGETHVLGYVTAQLVQPYRDRPNEGTLAIFTEFSPMADPAFEPGRPGESAIELGRVIDRGLRESRAVDMESLCVVAGKHVWSVRVDLHILDNGGNLIDAANIAALAALSTFRRPECTVGGDDGQQVIVHDPEVRDPLPLTIHHMPIAVTFAYFGEGNIVVVDPTYKEEAVMGGRMTATINSNGDICAIQKAGGEGVMSSVVMQCLRIASVKAADITSKIKKAVDSYTTEKALKKVKRLPATLPQKINVTDVTMEDKVDDELETQTVKTPSDVQEISKGDEDHRNIKGNPLLTGDRIAKHKQTSTFSGGPSNWDPYSKGVSLSSLRISQLPDPATTGKARSHEDAQPMLTESSNAEVKITSSSGAVGESEEAQEIGSPKSLKDAIKPKHKRKKNKK, encoded by the exons ATGGAGCACCTCCGGTGGCGCACCTCGGTGAACGAGCGCGAATTCATTGAGACCGCCCTCCAGTCCGACCTCCGCGTCGACGGCCGCCACTCCTTCGACTTCCGCAAACTCAGGATTAGCTTCGGCAG GGAGGATGGCTCGTCGGAGGTGCAGCTCGGGGAGACGCACGTGCTGGGCTATGTGACCGCGCAGCTAGTCCAGCCCTACAGGGACAGGCCGAATGAGGGGACTCTGGCCATATTCACCGAGTTCTCGCCCATGGCCGACCCAGCCTTTGAGCCTGGGCGTCCAGGGGAATCAGCAATTGAGCTTGGCCGAGTCATTGACCGTGGCCTCAG GGAGAGCCGGGCTGTGGACATGGAGTCCCTGTGTGTTGTTGCTGGGAAGCATGTCTGGTCCGTGCGTGTTGACCTTCACATCTTGGACAACGGAGG GAATCTCATTGATGCAGCTAACATTGCTGCATTggccgctttgtctactttccgGAGGCCGGAATGCACAGTTGGTGGGGATGATGGTCAACAAGTTATAGTGCATGATCCTGAG GTCAGGGATCCACTCCCTCTTACAATTCATCATATGCCCATTGCTGTAACCTTTGCATATTTTGGTGAAGGTAACATTGTG GTTGTTGATCCCACATACAAGGAAGAAGCAGTAATGGGAGGGAGGATGACTGCTACGATTAACTCAAATGGTGATATTTGTGCCATCCAGAAAGCTGGTGGGGAGGGTGTCATGTCAAGTGTTGTCATGCAGTGTTTAAGAATTGCTTCTGTTAAGGCTGCTGATATAACAAGCAAAATAAAGAAAGCA GTAGACTCATACACCACTGAGAAAGCTTTAAAGAAAGTAAAGCGTTTACCAGCCACGTTGCCTCAGAAAATTAATGTAACTGATGTAACTATGGAGGACAAAGTTGATGATGAATTGGAGACTCAAACTGTGAAGACACCCAGTGATGTTCAGGAGATAAGCAAAGGTGATGAGGACCATCGAAATATAAAAGGGAATCCACTCTTGACTGGGGACAGAATTGCTAAACACAAACAAACATCAACATTCAGTGGTGGTCCATCAAATTG GGACCCATATTCTAAAGGAGTTTCATTAAGCTCCCTCAGAATTTCACAGTTGCCGG ATCCAGCAACTACAGGTAAGGCCAGAAGCCATGAGGATGCACAACCAATGTTAACTGAATCATCTAATGCTGAGGTGAAAATCACATCAAGCTCTGGGGCTGTTGGAGAGTCTGAAGAGGCCCAGGAAATTGGGTCGCCAAAGAGCCTAAAAGATGCTATTAAACCAaaacacaaaagaaagaagaacaaaaagtgA
- the LOC120654505 gene encoding transcription factor bHLH144-like — MQGGHGYGGYGAVGGYVYDAGAYASAGGYYSDGVYPSAPAFDDALVAAGRRAHDIPAPPGGLELEPSEACPKNYVVFDQTCTRSRVTFHPSLARKLGGPPESSRHGAGAACVADADDGCSWVRQEEEDPEEIDALLSLSSEDDAASTGRAPGSGRDDDGSSPDSACSSGAAGRKKSRIKKMMRALKGIVPGAKQMDAPAALDEAVWYLRSLKVEAAKKLGARGSDS, encoded by the coding sequence ATGCAGGGAGGCCACGGCTACGGCGGCTACGGCGCCGTGGGCGGGTACGTCTACGACGCCGGCGCGTACGCCTCCGCGGGCGGGTACTACTCCGACGGCGTCTACCCGTCGGCGCCGGCCTTCGACGACGCGCTcgtcgcggccggccggcgggcgcaCGACATCCCGGCGCCGCCCGGCGGGCTCGAGCTGGAGCCGTCGGAGGCGTGCCCCAAGAACTACGTCGTCTTCGACCAGACGTGCACCCGCAGCCGGGTCACGTTCCACCCCTCCCTGGCGCGCAAGCTCGGGGGCCCGCCGGAGTCGTCGCggcacggcgccggcgcggcgtgcgTCGCGGACGCCGACGACGGCTGCTCGTGGGtgcggcaggaggaggaggacccggAGGAGATCGACGCGCTGCTGAGCCTGAGTTCGGAGGACGACGCGGCGAGCACGGGGCGCGCCCCGGGCAGCGGCCGGGACGACGACGGGAGCTCCCCGGACTCCGCGTGCTcgtccggcgccgccggcaggAAGAAGTCGCGGATAAAGAAGATGATGCGGGCGCTCAAGGGCATCGTCCCCGGCGCAAAGCAGATGGACGCGCCGGCCGCGCTGGACGAGGCTGTCTGGTACCTCAGGTCGctcaaggtggaggcggccaAGAAGCTGGGCGCGCGCGGCTCCGACAGCTAG
- the LOC120654506 gene encoding exosome complex component RRP45B-like isoform X4 yields the protein MEHLRWRTSVNEREFIETALQSDLRVDGRHSFDFRKLRISFGREDGSSEVQLGETHVLGYVTAQLVQPYRDRPNEGTLAIFTEFSPMADPAFEPGRPGESAIELGRVIDRGLRESRAVDMESLCVVAGKHVWSVRVDLHILDNGGNLIDAANIAALAALSTFRRPECTVGGDDGQQVIVHDPEVRDPLPLTIHHMPIAVTFAYFGEGNIVVVDPTYKEEAVMGGRMTATINSNGDICAIQKAGGEGVMSSVVMQCLRIASVKAADITSKIKKAQTTFPIVLNRNRFTYSSNLSTRNMENLGKC from the exons ATGGAGCACCTCCGGTGGCGCACCTCGGTGAACGAGCGCGAATTCATTGAGACCGCCCTCCAGTCCGACCTCCGCGTCGACGGCCGCCACTCCTTCGACTTCCGCAAACTCAGGATTAGCTTCGGCAG GGAGGATGGCTCGTCGGAGGTGCAGCTCGGGGAGACGCACGTGCTGGGCTATGTGACCGCGCAGCTAGTCCAGCCCTACAGGGACAGGCCGAATGAGGGGACTCTGGCCATATTCACCGAGTTCTCGCCCATGGCCGACCCAGCCTTTGAGCCTGGGCGTCCAGGGGAATCAGCAATTGAGCTTGGCCGAGTCATTGACCGTGGCCTCAG GGAGAGCCGGGCTGTGGACATGGAGTCCCTGTGTGTTGTTGCTGGGAAGCATGTCTGGTCCGTGCGTGTTGACCTTCACATCTTGGACAACGGAGG GAATCTCATTGATGCAGCTAACATTGCTGCATTggccgctttgtctactttccgGAGGCCGGAATGCACAGTTGGTGGGGATGATGGTCAACAAGTTATAGTGCATGATCCTGAG GTCAGGGATCCACTCCCTCTTACAATTCATCATATGCCCATTGCTGTAACCTTTGCATATTTTGGTGAAGGTAACATTGTG GTTGTTGATCCCACATACAAGGAAGAAGCAGTAATGGGAGGGAGGATGACTGCTACGATTAACTCAAATGGTGATATTTGTGCCATCCAGAAAGCTGGTGGGGAGGGTGTCATGTCAAGTGTTGTCATGCAGTGTTTAAGAATTGCTTCTGTTAAGGCTGCTGATATAACAAGCAAAATAAAGAAAGCA CAGACTACATTCCCCATTGTACTCAACAGAAATAGGTTCACTTATAGTAGCAATCTTTCCACTAGAAACATGGAAAATTTAGGTAAGTGCTAG
- the LOC120654506 gene encoding exosome complex component RRP45A-like isoform X3, protein MEHLRWRTSVNEREFIETALQSDLRVDGRHSFDFRKLRISFGREDGSSEVQLGETHVLGYVTAQLVQPYRDRPNEGTLAIFTEFSPMADPAFEPGRPGESAIELGRVIDRGLRESRAVDMESLCVVAGKHVWSVRVDLHILDNGGNLIDAANIAALAALSTFRRPECTVGGDDGQQVIVHDPEVRDPLPLTIHHMPIAVTFAYFGEGNIVVVDPTYKEEAVMGGRMTATINSNGDICAIQKAGGEGVMSSVVMQCLRIASVKAADITSKIKKAVDSYTTEKALKKVKRLPATLPQKINVTDVTMEDKVDDELETQTVKTPSDVQEISKGTHILKEFH, encoded by the exons ATGGAGCACCTCCGGTGGCGCACCTCGGTGAACGAGCGCGAATTCATTGAGACCGCCCTCCAGTCCGACCTCCGCGTCGACGGCCGCCACTCCTTCGACTTCCGCAAACTCAGGATTAGCTTCGGCAG GGAGGATGGCTCGTCGGAGGTGCAGCTCGGGGAGACGCACGTGCTGGGCTATGTGACCGCGCAGCTAGTCCAGCCCTACAGGGACAGGCCGAATGAGGGGACTCTGGCCATATTCACCGAGTTCTCGCCCATGGCCGACCCAGCCTTTGAGCCTGGGCGTCCAGGGGAATCAGCAATTGAGCTTGGCCGAGTCATTGACCGTGGCCTCAG GGAGAGCCGGGCTGTGGACATGGAGTCCCTGTGTGTTGTTGCTGGGAAGCATGTCTGGTCCGTGCGTGTTGACCTTCACATCTTGGACAACGGAGG GAATCTCATTGATGCAGCTAACATTGCTGCATTggccgctttgtctactttccgGAGGCCGGAATGCACAGTTGGTGGGGATGATGGTCAACAAGTTATAGTGCATGATCCTGAG GTCAGGGATCCACTCCCTCTTACAATTCATCATATGCCCATTGCTGTAACCTTTGCATATTTTGGTGAAGGTAACATTGTG GTTGTTGATCCCACATACAAGGAAGAAGCAGTAATGGGAGGGAGGATGACTGCTACGATTAACTCAAATGGTGATATTTGTGCCATCCAGAAAGCTGGTGGGGAGGGTGTCATGTCAAGTGTTGTCATGCAGTGTTTAAGAATTGCTTCTGTTAAGGCTGCTGATATAACAAGCAAAATAAAGAAAGCA GTAGACTCATACACCACTGAGAAAGCTTTAAAGAAAGTAAAGCGTTTACCAGCCACGTTGCCTCAGAAAATTAATGTAACTGATGTAACTATGGAGGACAAAGTTGATGATGAATTGGAGACTCAAACTGTGAAGACACCCAGTGATGTTCAGGAGATAAGCAAAG GGACCCATATTCTAAAGGAGTTTCATTAA